The proteins below come from a single Demetria terragena DSM 11295 genomic window:
- the mftA gene encoding mycofactocin precursor MftA (Mycofactocin is a small molecule electron carrier derived from the final two amino acids, Val-Tyr, of MftA, the mycofactocin precursor. It plays a role in redox homeostasis and the metabolism of alcohols and aldehydes in Actinobacteria, including Mycobacterium tuberculosis.) translates to MERTDQTETTESTVSTDAVEHADTSAPEGAVTAESLIEEVSIDGMCGVY, encoded by the coding sequence ATGGAGCGCACCGACCAGACCGAGACCACCGAGAGCACGGTGTCGACCGACGCTGTGGAGCACGCAGACACCAGCGCACCCGAGGGTGCTGTGACCGCCGAGAGCCTGATCGAAGAGGTCTCGATCGACGGCATGTGTGGCGTCTACTAG
- the mftB gene encoding mycofactocin biosynthesis chaperone MftB (MftB, a small protein, is a peptide chaperone that assists the radical SAM enzyme MftC in performing two modifications to the C-terminal Val-Tyr dipeptide of the mycofactocin precursor peptide, MftA. MftB's role is analogous to the role of PqqD in the biosynthesis of PQQ, a cofactor that derives entirely from a Tyr and a Glu in the precursor PqqA.) — protein MTDVMLEEPWALSPSVALRPEPFGALAYHFGNRKLTFLKRPELVALVRELEHHADVRHALEAGGVPTEQHTAYVAALRGLADTDMIRKRQEDAA, from the coding sequence ATGACCGACGTGATGCTCGAGGAACCCTGGGCGCTGTCACCGTCCGTGGCGCTACGGCCGGAGCCGTTCGGTGCGCTGGCCTACCACTTCGGCAATCGCAAGCTCACCTTCTTGAAGCGGCCGGAGTTGGTCGCACTCGTCCGGGAGCTCGAGCATCACGCGGACGTACGGCACGCCTTAGAGGCCGGCGGCGTACCGACCGAGCAGCACACGGCCTATGTCGCGGCACTGCGCGGGCTGGCTGACACCGACATGATCCGCAAACGTCAGGAGGATGCGGCATGA
- the mftC gene encoding mycofactocin radical SAM maturase (MftC is a radical SAM/SPASM enzyme that catalyzes the first two steps in biosynthesis of the electron carrier mycofactocin from the terminal Val-Tyr dipeptide of the precursor peptide MftA.) produces MTLAPVRPKSPERPMGGRLIDQFELGLDAPICLTWELTYACNLECAHCLSSSGRRDPRELTTEQCKAVIDELHRMQVFYVNIGGGEPTIRPDFWELLEYAVAHDVGVKFSTNGVRINSDRARFLASTDYVDVQISLDGATAEVNDYVRGPGSYDTAIRALANLQEAGFEDAKISVVCTRENIGQLDDFKAIADQYGATLRLTRLRPSGRGADVWDELHPLPEQQRELYDWLMAQGDDILTGDSFFHLAAFGESLPGLNLCGAGRVVCLIDPIGDVYACPFAIHEEFLAGNLLRDGGFGQVWQTSPLFADLRSPQTGGACSKCQFFDSCRGGCMAAKFFTGLPLDGPDPECVQGYGESALASDRVIPAASQDHSKANPTRNQPVMLTLGRRPDNDDSVFAPQSRPVSACAESPLAGFTP; encoded by the coding sequence ATGACTCTCGCACCGGTACGACCGAAATCGCCCGAACGCCCCATGGGTGGGCGCTTGATCGACCAGTTTGAGCTTGGATTGGATGCACCGATCTGCCTCACCTGGGAGTTGACGTACGCCTGCAATCTGGAGTGCGCGCACTGTCTCTCAAGTTCGGGGCGGCGTGACCCGCGCGAGCTCACCACCGAGCAGTGCAAGGCGGTGATCGACGAGCTGCATCGCATGCAGGTCTTCTACGTCAACATCGGCGGCGGGGAGCCGACCATCCGCCCAGATTTCTGGGAGCTGCTTGAGTATGCCGTCGCTCACGACGTGGGAGTTAAGTTCTCCACCAACGGAGTTCGTATTAATTCCGATCGCGCCCGCTTCCTCGCGAGCACCGACTACGTCGACGTGCAGATCTCGCTCGACGGCGCGACTGCTGAGGTTAACGACTACGTTCGGGGGCCCGGGTCGTACGACACCGCGATTCGGGCGCTAGCCAACTTGCAAGAGGCTGGCTTCGAGGACGCAAAGATCTCGGTGGTCTGCACCCGAGAGAACATCGGCCAACTCGACGACTTCAAGGCCATCGCTGACCAATACGGCGCCACCCTGAGACTCACTCGGCTGCGTCCGTCGGGACGTGGCGCTGACGTCTGGGACGAATTGCACCCGCTCCCTGAGCAGCAGCGAGAGCTCTATGACTGGCTTATGGCGCAGGGCGACGACATCCTCACTGGCGACTCGTTCTTCCACCTAGCGGCCTTCGGCGAGTCCCTGCCAGGGCTCAATCTCTGCGGTGCCGGCCGGGTGGTTTGCCTCATCGACCCCATTGGTGATGTCTACGCGTGCCCGTTTGCGATCCACGAGGAGTTCCTTGCGGGAAATCTGTTGCGCGACGGGGGTTTTGGGCAGGTATGGCAGACGTCACCGTTGTTCGCCGACCTGCGCTCACCGCAGACAGGCGGTGCGTGCAGCAAGTGCCAGTTCTTCGACTCCTGTCGTGGGGGCTGCATGGCTGCGAAGTTCTTTACCGGCCTGCCGTTGGATGGCCCAGACCCCGAGTGCGTTCAGGGCTACGGCGAGTCGGCCCTCGCCAGCGACCGGGTGATCCCCGCAGCGAGTCAGGACCATTCGAAGGCCAACCCGACGAGGAATCAGCCGGTCATGCTCACGCTGGGACGACGCCCGGACAACGACGACTCAGTCTTCGCGCCGCAAAGCCGACCAGTCTCGGCGTGTGCCGAGAGCCCGCTAGCTGGCTTCACCCCCTGA
- the mftD gene encoding pre-mycofactocin synthase MftD (MftD, an enzyme found in the mycofactocin biosynthesis locus, performs an oxidative deamination of 3-amino-5-[(p-hydroxyphenyl)methyl]-4,4-dimethyl-2-pyrrolidinone (AHDP). The resulting compound, now called pre-mycofactocin (PMFT), is a biologically active redox cofactor that can oxidize the non-exchangeable NADH of TIGR03971 family SDR-type oxidoreductases.) codes for MPKAEWLQNPWKRNPWFESVAVAQERARKRLPKPVYGALIAGSERGQSVTDNQAAFAELGFAPHVVGQQTERDQSTTVFGHQVGSPVLISPTGVQAVHPDGEVAVARAAAARGTIMGLSNFASKSVEEVAETGAITFFQMYWTGARDVMVQRMQRAHDAGAQGLIATLDWSFSMGRDWGSPEIPEKVDLRTMVRMAPQVALRPGWLWEFGRTGQIPDLTAPNLAPPGGSAPTFFGAYFEWMTTPPPTWDDVKWMRDTWTEISGTPFILKGVGRIDDALRAVDVGVAGISVSNHGGNNLDGTPAAIRMVKPIADRVGDQIDVVMDGGVRRGSDVVKAVALGAKAVLIGRAYLWGLAANGQAGVENVLDVLNGGVDSALRGLGLSSVSELTPDHLLVPDGFYRALGQPASEHAAS; via the coding sequence ATGCCCAAGGCGGAATGGCTACAGAATCCGTGGAAGCGCAACCCCTGGTTCGAGTCAGTTGCGGTGGCGCAGGAGCGTGCCCGAAAGAGGCTTCCGAAGCCGGTGTATGGCGCGCTCATCGCTGGCTCCGAGCGGGGCCAGAGTGTGACTGACAACCAGGCGGCATTCGCCGAACTTGGTTTTGCGCCACATGTCGTCGGCCAGCAGACCGAGCGCGACCAGAGCACCACGGTGTTTGGCCATCAGGTGGGCTCGCCGGTCCTCATCAGCCCGACGGGGGTTCAGGCTGTGCACCCTGACGGCGAGGTCGCGGTGGCTCGCGCGGCGGCGGCCCGCGGCACGATCATGGGGCTCTCAAACTTTGCGTCCAAATCGGTCGAAGAGGTTGCCGAGACCGGAGCGATCACCTTCTTCCAGATGTACTGGACTGGAGCGCGTGACGTCATGGTGCAGAGAATGCAGCGGGCACACGACGCTGGCGCGCAGGGCCTGATCGCGACCCTCGACTGGTCCTTCTCGATGGGCCGTGACTGGGGCAGTCCAGAGATTCCGGAGAAGGTCGACCTGCGAACGATGGTCCGCATGGCGCCCCAGGTCGCCTTGCGGCCGGGCTGGCTCTGGGAGTTCGGCCGCACTGGGCAGATTCCCGACCTGACCGCGCCCAACCTCGCGCCCCCCGGCGGTTCTGCACCGACCTTCTTTGGCGCGTACTTCGAGTGGATGACTACGCCGCCTCCCACGTGGGATGACGTGAAATGGATGCGCGACACCTGGACCGAGATCAGCGGAACACCGTTCATCCTCAAAGGAGTCGGCCGGATCGACGATGCGCTCCGCGCGGTCGATGTCGGGGTCGCGGGGATCTCGGTGTCCAACCACGGTGGCAACAACCTGGACGGCACACCTGCTGCGATCCGCATGGTGAAGCCCATCGCCGACCGGGTGGGTGACCAGATCGACGTCGTGATGGATGGCGGTGTCCGGCGCGGCTCGGACGTGGTGAAGGCGGTCGCACTTGGCGCTAAAGCGGTCCTCATCGGTCGGGCCTACCTGTGGGGCTTGGCGGCCAACGGGCAAGCAGGCGTCGAGAACGTTCTCGATGTCCTGAACGGTGGCGTCGATTCGGCGCTGCGGGGCTTGGGCCTCTCCTCAGTCTCTGAGCTGACGCCCGATCACCTGCTCGTCCCTGATGGCTTCTACCGCGCGCTTGGACAACCAGCGAGCGAGCACGCGGCGTCGTGA
- the mftE gene encoding mycofactocin biosynthesis peptidyl-dipeptidase MftE codes for MIAVEGTTMTSLESTTWPQVGMPDLVIVPVGSLEQHGPHLPLHTDTTIAVAVAHGVAERLCAAAQKTVVTPPVAMGSSGEHQSFPGTVSIGTAVLRQVLVEIVRSVRTWADRVLLVNGHGGNVQAVRDAVDQLVHEGHDVRWVACRIEGADLHAGRTETSLMLALAPDEVRLDSSEPGNTLPLHKILPDMFAGGVSAVSANGVLGDPSGASAREGTAFLAAMVEEVLDGVLERRGSA; via the coding sequence GTGATCGCCGTCGAAGGCACCACGATGACGTCGCTGGAGTCGACGACTTGGCCACAGGTGGGTATGCCGGACCTCGTGATCGTGCCCGTCGGATCCCTGGAGCAACACGGTCCGCACCTGCCGCTGCATACTGACACCACAATTGCCGTCGCCGTCGCTCATGGCGTCGCGGAGCGGCTCTGCGCAGCGGCACAGAAGACCGTGGTGACTCCGCCGGTCGCGATGGGGTCCAGCGGCGAGCATCAGTCGTTTCCTGGGACCGTCTCGATCGGGACTGCGGTACTACGCCAGGTCCTCGTCGAGATCGTGCGCTCGGTACGCACCTGGGCCGACCGTGTTCTTCTGGTCAATGGGCACGGAGGCAATGTCCAAGCAGTCCGCGACGCAGTCGACCAACTCGTGCACGAAGGTCATGACGTTCGGTGGGTGGCGTGCCGCATCGAAGGCGCGGACCTGCATGCAGGACGGACAGAGACGTCCTTGATGTTGGCCCTGGCCCCCGACGAGGTGCGCCTGGACTCCTCAGAGCCTGGAAATACGTTGCCGCTTCACAAAATTCTGCCCGACATGTTCGCCGGTGGGGTCAGCGCCGTTTCGGCTAATGGCGTGCTGGGGGATCCCAGCGGCGCCTCGGCGCGGGAGGGAACAGCTTTCCTCGCAGCCATGGTTGAGGAGGTCCTCGATGGTGTCCTGGAACGGCGTGGGTCTGCATGA
- a CDS encoding mycofactocin-coupled SDR family oxidoreductase, giving the protein MSERVALVTGAARGIGAAVVSRLADDGVDVVALDWCAGPAATPYAMPTIDDLEQVAHGRPNVLTRVADVRDPAALNSVVDDALSRWGRLDVAVAGAAVVSGGSPLWETDQGELDLLWDIDVRGVWNTAAAVIPAMLSGPAPQGCRFIAIASAAGSHGLYRLAGYTMAKHAVVGLVRGLAADLVGTGISAVAVSPGSTHTQMLAQTAALYGTSVDDLVTRQLLRRPLTAPEVAATIVHCCSVDGAALNGGVVHADGGFSP; this is encoded by the coding sequence ATGAGTGAACGGGTCGCTTTGGTCACCGGCGCGGCCCGGGGGATCGGGGCTGCCGTGGTCAGCCGCCTCGCCGACGACGGAGTCGACGTCGTGGCCCTCGATTGGTGTGCGGGGCCTGCGGCAACTCCCTACGCGATGCCGACCATCGACGACCTCGAGCAGGTGGCCCACGGGCGACCGAATGTGCTGACTCGCGTTGCCGATGTCCGTGACCCCGCGGCCCTCAACTCGGTGGTCGATGATGCTCTTTCGAGGTGGGGCCGACTCGATGTTGCGGTCGCTGGAGCGGCTGTCGTCAGTGGGGGTTCACCCCTATGGGAGACCGATCAGGGCGAGCTTGATCTGCTGTGGGACATCGACGTGCGGGGCGTGTGGAACACGGCGGCGGCCGTGATCCCCGCGATGTTGAGCGGACCTGCACCCCAGGGCTGCCGGTTCATCGCCATCGCCTCGGCCGCCGGTTCGCACGGGCTGTACCGGCTCGCGGGTTACACGATGGCAAAGCATGCGGTGGTCGGTCTGGTGCGGGGGCTCGCAGCAGACCTGGTCGGCACGGGCATCTCCGCCGTCGCGGTATCGCCCGGGTCGACTCACACCCAGATGCTGGCGCAGACCGCAGCCCTTTACGGCACCAGTGTCGATGACCTCGTGACGCGACAACTGTTGCGCCGACCCTTAACAGCACCTGAGGTCGCAGCGACGATCGTGCACTGTTGTTCAGTCGACGGTGCCGCGCTCAATGGTGGGGTCGTGCACGCGGACGGCGGCTTCTCACCATGA
- the mftF gene encoding mycofactocin biosynthesis glycosyltransferase MftF (Members of this protein family, MftF, are glycosyltransferases, members of PF00535 (glycosyl transferase family 2). The encoding gene is found as part of the mycofactocin cassette, in Mycobacterium tuberculosis, many other Actinobacteria, and occasional members of other lineages. Mycofactocin itself, a putative redox carrier, is a heavily modified derivative of the C-terminal Val-Tyr dipeptide of the mycofactocin precursor MftA (TIGR03969).), whose amino-acid sequence MTSRLNVLPVERFSRGMSVRVRSDVRRVSDDLLVGGSPLRAVRLTSAAQELIAIADGDIHVCDSVSAALAAQLVDGNVADPVLTGDGVDPAELTVVVPVRDRVGQLDRMLAVLQGASVIVVDDESLDPEALAKVANRHGARVLRLPVNLGPAGARNAGLAEVMTPYVAFVDSDVTVSPVTLCRLCRHFSDQSVTMAGPLVRSASRSAAPRWFERFDEQVSSLALGTRSCSVRPGAAVAWLPSACLVARTHRLREVGGFAEDMRVGEDVDLVWRLVNLGDRVRYDPDETAWHDTRTTVRDWLGRKFLYGTGGAALAQRHGRNGAPAIMSATMAIAAAAVLVRRAWSVPVVALGLAVATRNLHLRLPPSEHRRRLVLRLGLQGLGWAIRQEAALLLRHWWPALALAAICSRNVRRAYLSALLVDIVVARIDHPRARCAPLSRRLDDLAYGSGLWVGALRSRSMACLLPRRPASR is encoded by the coding sequence ATGACTTCTCGCTTGAATGTCCTTCCGGTCGAACGATTTTCGCGCGGAATGTCCGTGCGGGTCCGAAGCGATGTGCGGCGGGTGAGCGATGACCTTCTGGTGGGTGGCTCGCCGTTGCGGGCGGTGCGCCTGACGTCGGCGGCGCAGGAGTTGATCGCGATCGCGGACGGCGATATCCACGTATGTGATTCGGTTTCGGCGGCGCTGGCGGCGCAGTTGGTCGACGGCAATGTTGCCGATCCGGTGCTGACCGGCGATGGAGTCGACCCAGCCGAGCTGACGGTGGTGGTCCCCGTACGCGACCGGGTCGGGCAACTCGATCGGATGCTCGCGGTGCTCCAGGGCGCATCGGTCATCGTCGTCGACGACGAATCCCTTGACCCAGAAGCCCTCGCGAAGGTCGCGAACCGGCATGGCGCCCGAGTGTTGCGCCTGCCCGTCAATCTCGGACCGGCCGGAGCGCGCAATGCCGGTCTGGCAGAGGTGATGACTCCCTATGTCGCCTTTGTCGACTCAGATGTCACCGTCAGTCCGGTCACCCTCTGTCGGTTGTGTCGGCACTTCTCCGACCAGTCGGTCACGATGGCCGGTCCGCTCGTACGCAGCGCGTCCCGCTCAGCCGCGCCGCGATGGTTTGAGCGATTCGACGAGCAGGTGTCGTCCTTGGCGCTCGGCACCCGATCCTGCTCCGTGAGGCCGGGCGCCGCAGTCGCCTGGCTCCCGAGCGCGTGCTTGGTCGCTCGAACTCATCGGCTGCGCGAGGTGGGCGGTTTCGCTGAGGACATGCGGGTAGGGGAGGACGTCGACCTGGTTTGGCGACTGGTCAACCTCGGTGACCGGGTGCGCTACGACCCCGATGAGACCGCGTGGCACGACACCCGCACGACCGTCCGGGATTGGCTCGGCCGAAAGTTCCTCTACGGCACGGGTGGTGCTGCACTCGCACAGCGCCACGGTCGCAATGGTGCCCCCGCCATCATGTCGGCCACGATGGCGATCGCGGCCGCCGCCGTACTCGTCCGGCGGGCATGGTCCGTCCCAGTCGTGGCGCTGGGGTTGGCGGTGGCCACCCGCAATCTGCACCTCCGGCTCCCACCCTCGGAGCACCGCCGCCGGTTGGTCCTTCGCCTTGGTTTGCAAGGTCTGGGATGGGCCATCCGGCAAGAGGCAGCGCTCCTGCTGCGGCACTGGTGGCCGGCGCTTGCTCTTGCCGCGATCTGCAGCAGAAATGTGCGCCGCGCCTACCTTTCGGCCCTGCTGGTCGACATCGTCGTAGCCCGGATCGACCACCCGAGGGCGCGCTGTGCGCCGCTCTCTCGACGCCTCGATGACCTCGCCTATGGATCCGGCCTCTGGGTAGGCGCCTTGCGGTCCAGGTCGATGGCTTGCCTTCTCCCACGACGGCCGGCATCGCGTTAG
- the mdo gene encoding NDMA-dependent methanol dehydrogenase (This methanol dehydrogenase is considered a nicotinoprotein, since its NADP cofactor remains is not dissociable, but instead remains permanently bound. A member of this family has been shown to act as a formaldehyde dismutase, able to convert two molecules of formaldehyde (plus one water molecule) into one of methanol and one of formate, with no net change in its redox state. More recently, it was shown in Mycobacterium smegmatis that this enzyme is critical to ethanol utilization, for which the biosynthesis of the cofactor-like electron carrier mycofactocin is also required.), with product MQVDELIKPFPIKEFHPFPRALLGPGAHEIVGPEALKLGFRKVLVMTSGLRGTDVVEKIVGSLKYHGLDVVLYDKVESNPKDYNAMDGAKAYMENDCDSFVSIGGGSSHDACKGARISVAHDGRNVNEFEGFNKSENPKNPPHIAISTTAGTGSETSWAYVITDTTTDPSKPHKYVAFDDAAVPTLAIDDPVLYYDCPRHFTAQCGFDVLAHGSEPFVSRLDFEPSYGNALRSIELVSQSLVRATWNGYDLAARTDLMNAQYIAAQAFNSGGLGIIHSVSHATSAFFDTHHGLNNAIALPRVWAFNLPARYKRYALIAQAMGVDIGGMTTVQAADAAVAASIRLLRDCGIPEKFTDITKGTHEKNRLGEGPTEFYKDRPTVTGDAETIDNITNHVLGDACTEANPRECTFDSVRPVVDHAYNGDLDDLLT from the coding sequence ATGCAAGTTGACGAGCTGATCAAGCCGTTCCCTATCAAAGAGTTCCACCCCTTCCCGCGCGCTCTGCTCGGCCCGGGAGCGCACGAGATCGTGGGCCCAGAGGCGCTCAAGCTCGGTTTCCGCAAGGTGCTGGTCATGACGTCCGGACTGCGGGGCACCGACGTAGTCGAGAAGATCGTCGGGTCGTTGAAGTACCACGGGCTCGACGTAGTGCTCTACGACAAGGTTGAGTCCAACCCCAAGGACTACAACGCCATGGACGGCGCGAAGGCCTACATGGAGAACGACTGCGACTCGTTCGTCTCCATCGGTGGTGGTTCCTCGCACGACGCCTGCAAGGGCGCCCGGATCTCGGTCGCGCACGATGGCCGCAATGTCAATGAGTTCGAAGGCTTCAACAAGTCTGAGAATCCGAAGAATCCACCGCACATCGCCATTTCTACGACGGCTGGCACCGGCTCGGAAACATCCTGGGCGTACGTCATCACCGACACCACGACCGACCCGTCGAAGCCGCATAAGTACGTCGCCTTCGATGACGCCGCCGTGCCGACCCTCGCGATCGACGACCCGGTGCTGTACTACGACTGCCCACGACACTTCACTGCGCAGTGTGGCTTCGACGTTCTCGCGCACGGCTCCGAGCCATTCGTGTCCCGACTGGACTTCGAGCCCTCGTATGGCAACGCGCTGCGGTCCATCGAGCTGGTGAGCCAGAGCCTGGTGCGGGCGACCTGGAACGGCTATGACCTGGCCGCGCGTACCGACTTGATGAACGCGCAGTACATCGCCGCGCAGGCCTTCAACTCCGGCGGCCTGGGCATCATCCACTCGGTGAGCCACGCGACGAGTGCGTTCTTCGACACCCACCACGGACTCAACAACGCGATCGCCTTGCCGCGCGTCTGGGCGTTCAACTTGCCCGCGCGGTACAAGCGCTATGCGCTGATCGCGCAGGCCATGGGCGTCGACATCGGCGGTATGACCACCGTGCAGGCAGCCGACGCGGCCGTCGCGGCATCGATCCGGCTGCTGCGTGACTGCGGTATCCCAGAGAAGTTCACTGACATCACCAAGGGCACGCACGAGAAGAACCGCCTGGGTGAAGGCCCGACCGAGTTCTACAAGGATCGCCCGACGGTGACGGGCGACGCGGAGACGATCGACAACATCACCAACCACGTTCTGGGCGATGCGTGCACGGAGGCGAACCCACGCGAGTGCACCTTCGACTCGGTGCGGCCGGTGGTCGACCACGCCTACAACGGCGACTTGGACGACCTGCTGACCTGA
- a CDS encoding AAA family ATPase codes for MSQPESVQVEDELFADVDEVAHRLGSVGYLCDEQIATTVFIASRLGRPLLLEGPAGVGKTDMARSLARVLGRELVRLQCYESQDESRALYEWDYGKQLLYTQILREKIAEIVGDAADLDEAVGRIAAREEVFFSERFLSERPLLKAMRNPEPVVLLIDEVDRSDEALEAVLLETLAENQISIPEIGTIEAVYPPLVILTSNNTRDLSAALKRRCLHLFLDYPEHDRELEILKSKKTGLNEAVAEELVSLVQELRGLDLRKAPSTAETVDWARTLAVLGVTELERGTLDNTANVVLKYERDLERALQHIATRYGDGDGDWADKPAGPEAQPVPSDASDRSRPQGVTDGPAVIHEPDDARDTRDERERPGRHGAAAFFGGRGSGASGSRRRPV; via the coding sequence ATGAGCCAGCCCGAGAGCGTCCAGGTTGAGGATGAGTTGTTCGCCGATGTGGACGAGGTCGCCCATCGGCTGGGGTCGGTCGGCTATCTGTGTGATGAACAGATCGCCACCACGGTCTTCATCGCGAGCAGGCTCGGGCGCCCGCTCCTGCTGGAGGGACCGGCTGGCGTGGGCAAGACCGACATGGCTCGCAGCCTGGCTCGAGTTCTTGGCCGCGAGTTGGTCCGGTTGCAGTGCTATGAGAGTCAGGACGAGTCTCGCGCCCTGTATGAGTGGGACTACGGCAAGCAGCTGCTCTATACGCAGATCTTGCGCGAGAAGATCGCCGAAATCGTCGGCGACGCAGCCGATCTCGACGAGGCGGTCGGGCGCATCGCGGCCCGTGAGGAGGTGTTCTTCTCCGAACGATTCCTGTCCGAACGCCCCCTCCTGAAGGCGATGCGGAATCCCGAACCCGTCGTCCTGCTCATCGATGAAGTCGATCGCTCGGACGAAGCTCTTGAGGCCGTACTGCTGGAGACTCTCGCCGAGAACCAGATCTCCATCCCGGAGATTGGCACCATCGAGGCGGTCTACCCGCCGCTGGTGATCCTCACGTCCAACAACACGCGCGACCTCTCCGCGGCGTTGAAGCGTCGCTGCCTGCACCTCTTCCTTGACTACCCAGAACATGACCGCGAGCTGGAGATCCTGAAGTCGAAGAAGACTGGGCTGAATGAGGCCGTCGCCGAGGAACTCGTTTCGCTCGTACAGGAGTTGCGTGGCCTCGACCTTCGCAAGGCTCCGAGTACCGCCGAGACCGTCGACTGGGCGCGTACCCTCGCGGTGCTCGGAGTCACCGAGCTCGAGCGCGGCACGCTCGACAACACGGCCAATGTCGTCCTCAAATACGAGCGCGATCTTGAGCGGGCGTTGCAGCACATCGCGACGCGCTACGGAGACGGAGACGGAGACTGGGCGGACAAGCCTGCCGGCCCAGAGGCGCAGCCGGTGCCGTCGGATGCTTCAGACCGGTCCCGCCCGCAGGGCGTGACGGACGGTCCAGCGGTCATCCACGAGCCGGACGATGCGCGAGACACTCGTGACGAACGCGAGCGCCCGGGTCGGCATGGCGCGGCGGCCTTCTTTGGCGGGCGTGGATCGGGCGCATCCGGCTCGCGACGCCGTCCGGTCTAA